In Armatimonadota bacterium, the following are encoded in one genomic region:
- a CDS encoding CTP synthase yields MGTKFIFVTGGVVSSVGKGITTACLGRLLKNRGFKITVQKLDPYINVDAGTMNPFQHGEVFVTDDGAETDLDLGHYERFVDENLSQLSNVTTGRIYDTVIRKERRGDYLGGTVQVIPHITDEIKNRIKTNAAQTGADISIVEIGGTVGDIEGTPFLEAIRQFRKDVGPENVMYVHVTLIPSVGPWNELKTKPTQHSVAKLREVGIQPDVLICRTKKNISKEMRDKISLFCDVDKNAVIESKDADTIYEIPLQYENVGLSDLVMKKFGLKNGKGDLSEWKKIVDIIKKPKHKAVVAIVGKYVDNGDAYISLGEAVRHGGIANDTGAQIRWIDSEYLEQGEERLMEKLGDADAIIVAGGFGARGVEGKVAAIKYARENGVPFLGICFGLHWAVVEFARNVCKIKKANTEEVDPTTPDPVIHLLPEQEGVEDKGATMRLGVYPCCVQDGTLASRLYGTDLVYERHRHRFEVNNAYRVKLERGGLVCSGVSPDYRLVEIVEYKKHPFFIATQFHPEFKSRPNRAHPLFAGLLKAALDYQVSKASAAK; encoded by the coding sequence ATGGGCACAAAATTCATATTCGTAACCGGAGGTGTGGTGTCGTCCGTGGGCAAGGGAATTACCACGGCGTGCCTGGGCAGGCTGCTGAAGAACCGCGGGTTTAAGATCACGGTTCAAAAGCTCGACCCTTATATCAACGTGGACGCGGGCACTATGAACCCGTTCCAGCACGGCGAGGTCTTCGTCACGGACGATGGAGCGGAGACAGACCTCGACCTCGGCCATTATGAGAGATTTGTCGATGAGAACCTCTCGCAGCTCTCGAACGTGACTACAGGCCGGATATACGACACGGTTATCCGCAAGGAAAGACGCGGCGACTATCTCGGCGGCACGGTCCAGGTGATCCCGCACATCACCGATGAGATCAAAAACCGCATCAAGACAAACGCGGCGCAGACCGGCGCGGATATCTCTATAGTGGAGATCGGCGGCACGGTCGGCGACATCGAGGGTACGCCTTTCCTGGAAGCTATAAGACAGTTCCGCAAAGACGTCGGACCGGAGAATGTGATGTATGTTCATGTCACTCTGATCCCCTCGGTCGGACCGTGGAACGAACTCAAGACCAAGCCCACCCAACACTCTGTCGCCAAGCTCCGCGAGGTCGGTATTCAGCCGGATGTGCTCATCTGCCGGACAAAGAAGAACATCAGTAAGGAGATGCGCGATAAAATTTCGCTCTTCTGCGATGTGGATAAGAATGCCGTGATAGAGTCCAAGGACGCCGATACTATCTACGAAATCCCCCTGCAGTACGAAAACGTCGGCCTTTCGGATCTGGTCATGAAGAAGTTCGGTCTCAAGAACGGCAAGGGTGACCTGAGCGAGTGGAAGAAGATTGTCGATATTATCAAGAAACCCAAGCACAAGGCCGTAGTCGCCATTGTCGGCAAGTATGTCGATAACGGCGATGCGTATATCAGCCTTGGTGAAGCTGTCCGCCATGGCGGAATCGCAAATGATACCGGTGCGCAGATTAGGTGGATCGACTCGGAATATCTCGAGCAGGGCGAGGAGCGCCTGATGGAGAAGCTGGGTGATGCTGACGCGATAATTGTGGCAGGCGGTTTCGGCGCGAGGGGCGTCGAGGGCAAAGTGGCCGCAATCAAATATGCGCGTGAGAACGGCGTGCCATTTTTAGGCATCTGCTTCGGGCTGCACTGGGCAGTGGTCGAGTTTGCCAGAAACGTCTGCAAGATCAAGAAAGCCAATACTGAAGAGGTCGACCCGACTACTCCCGATCCTGTGATCCATCTGCTGCCGGAGCAGGAAGGAGTCGAGGACAAGGGCGCCACAATGCGGCTTGGGGTCTATCCATGCTGCGTGCAGGACGGCACTTTGGCTTCTAGGCTCTATGGGACCGATCTTGTCTATGAGAGACATCGCCATCGATTTGAAGTCAACAACGCCTATCGTGTAAAGCTGGAGCGCGGCGGGCTTGTCTGCTCGGGTGTCTCGCCTGATTACAGACTGGTGGAGATAGTCGAGTATAAGAAGCATCCGTTCTTCATCGCGACGCAGTTCCATCCAGAGTTCAAGTCCCGCCCGAACCGTGCTCATCCATTATTTGCAGGTCTGCTCAAGGCTGCGCTTGATTATCAGGTATCGAAGGCATCTGCAGCGAAGTAA
- a CDS encoding RHS repeat-associated core domain-containing protein has protein sequence MQSYGAVQWTVEYIYDPMGNLVKRTQGTSTIAYTVDIAAGLPVVLIEDDGTTVTKYTYGDDLLKVSRSGEYYYFYDGLGSTRTITDSTGTPVAQYVYDPYGKLSTESVDGATWNSFLFTGQMLDRTTGLYYLRARWYDPQTGRFVSRDTFEGTKLKPLSLHRYSYCASSPVDLIDPTGRDSLGEVITSTGMMTFLYANAFTIINVSGFVGEMVLGDALPPGMSLVPGVALGQGVRVIGKEVTEEVSEGLLRSLIKIPKYSSGWWKVFEDWFPKVPKTVGEQVVELHHVIPQEWRKVMGSNVVDVLGNLRPILRENHYIISKEWNAWKRSLGDVVPSPRDIILKMQEIDAKYGHLFLPIE, from the coding sequence GTGCAGAGTTATGGTGCGGTTCAGTGGACTGTCGAGTATATCTACGATCCGATGGGCAACCTGGTGAAGAGGACCCAAGGCACGAGCACAATCGCTTACACAGTGGACATCGCCGCCGGTTTGCCTGTTGTGCTTATAGAAGATGACGGCACGACCGTTACCAAGTACACCTACGGTGATGACCTGCTAAAGGTAAGCCGAAGTGGCGAGTATTACTATTTCTATGATGGCCTGGGCAGTACCCGGACAATAACAGACTCCACCGGTACGCCGGTCGCTCAGTATGTGTATGATCCTTACGGTAAGCTATCTACTGAATCTGTAGACGGTGCTACCTGGAACAGTTTCCTCTTCACCGGCCAGATGCTCGACCGCACCACCGGCCTCTATTACCTCAGAGCAAGGTGGTACGATCCGCAGACGGGGAGGTTTGTGAGTAGGGATACGTTTGAGGGCACCAAACTAAAGCCCTTGAGCTTGCACAGATACTCGTACTGCGCAAGTAGCCCCGTGGATCTGATCGATCCCACAGGGCGTGATTCCCTCGGCGAGGTAATTACGTCTACGGGAATGATGACATTCTTGTATGCAAACGCTTTCACCATAATCAACGTATCAGGCTTTGTTGGCGAGATGGTACTGGGCGATGCTCTTCCACCTGGAATGAGCCTAGTTCCTGGAGTGGCTCTCGGGCAAGGAGTGAGGGTCATTGGAAAAGAAGTAACGGAAGAGGTAAGTGAGGGGCTACTGCGATCGCTTATTAAAATACCTAAGTATTCATCTGGCTGGTGGAAAGTTTTTGAGGATTGGTTTCCGAAAGTCCCGAAGACAGTTGGGGAGCAAGTAGTTGAATTACATCATGTAATACCCCAAGAATGGCGGAAAGTTATGGGCTCAAATGTTGTTGATGTGCTAGGTAATCTCAGGCCTATACTCAGGGAGAACCATTATATAATCTCAAAGGAATGGAATGCGTGGAAAAGGAGTTTAGGCGATGTAGTGCCTTCACCGCGCGATATAATACTCAAGATGCAGGAAATCGATGCAAAATATGGACATCTCTTCTTGCCGATTGAGTAA
- a CDS encoding HAD-IIA family hydrolase, producing MIHLTNTERLTYVFDLDGVIYRGMEPQPHANEVLAELKRRGHIVRFFTNNATKTRLSYVCKLEKMGVPATIDEIMTSSYATALYFVEKKAVGKTVYRIGEKGMAEEFEAVGMHVIYDQDEPDAPIDFVTVGLDREFNYRKLVRAQHAILDGAQFIATNEDATFPIESGALLPGAGAIVASVRTATSVKPFVVGKPETYAYNKVLELVGCPAERSVMVGDRLDTDIVGGNRAGARSVLVLTGVTSREQAMHANGEAKPDQIIETLEGLL from the coding sequence GTGATACACTTAACAAACACGGAACGATTGACCTATGTTTTCGACCTCGACGGGGTGATCTACCGCGGTATGGAGCCGCAGCCCCATGCGAACGAAGTCCTGGCAGAACTCAAACGCCGGGGACACATCGTCCGCTTTTTCACCAACAACGCCACTAAAACCAGGCTCTCTTACGTCTGCAAGCTCGAGAAAATGGGTGTTCCCGCAACAATAGATGAGATTATGACCTCGTCGTATGCCACAGCGCTCTACTTTGTCGAAAAGAAAGCAGTCGGCAAAACTGTATACCGGATCGGCGAGAAGGGAATGGCCGAAGAGTTTGAAGCAGTGGGGATGCACGTGATATACGATCAGGACGAGCCTGATGCCCCAATCGATTTTGTGACAGTGGGCCTGGATAGAGAGTTTAACTATCGCAAACTCGTACGTGCCCAGCATGCGATCCTGGACGGCGCTCAGTTTATTGCCACCAACGAAGACGCGACATTTCCGATAGAGTCCGGCGCGCTGCTGCCTGGAGCCGGTGCTATTGTTGCGTCGGTTCGCACGGCTACATCTGTGAAGCCGTTTGTGGTAGGCAAACCGGAGACCTATGCTTACAATAAAGTGTTGGAGCTTGTCGGGTGTCCGGCTGAGCGTTCGGTGATGGTCGGCGACAGGCTGGATACGGATATAGTCGGCGGCAACCGCGCAGGCGCGCGCAGCGTGCTGGTGCTTACTGGGGTGACCTCGCGTGAGCAGGCAATGCATGCAAACGGCGAGGCGAAGCCGGACCAGATTATAGAGACACTTGAGGGACTGCTTTGA
- a CDS encoding nodulation protein NfeD, translated as MKRSIILITILLFLLPFAAHAAKVAPVYVLHIDGQIDPAIADYISDGIDNAQSSRAQAVLIVMDTPGGLISSMQKIVKSFFAAKIPVIVYVSPSGAWAASAGALITMAADVAAMSPGSSIGAATPVNISPSGESEKTDETLKRKQVNYTSEYARSIAEKRGRNADWAASAVREAATLTASAALKKNVIDYIADDTSQLMEKIDGRKVKTDGATITLRTADAPLKEMPMGMMDSFLHFLSNPYVTLFLTMIAMYGIIYELANPGSIFPGVLGSIAALMLLYSYSVVPVNTAGFAFIVLAIVLFMIDLFAPTHGVLSAGGVFSLFLGLMMLFRSSEGFMVSLWVLIAVTLVTGAFFFFVISLGIRAMRRPYVSGREGVVGHIGEARTDLNPTGEIFVDGSLWTANSEYGAISKGERVDVVSMTGLRLTVRKHED; from the coding sequence ATGAAGCGCTCTATCATACTGATAACGATATTGCTGTTTCTACTGCCTTTTGCCGCGCATGCGGCGAAAGTCGCGCCAGTCTACGTCCTGCATATAGACGGCCAGATCGACCCGGCCATAGCGGACTACATCAGCGACGGCATCGATAACGCACAGTCCAGCCGCGCGCAGGCAGTGCTTATTGTGATGGACACACCCGGCGGGCTTATCTCGTCCATGCAAAAGATCGTGAAGTCTTTCTTTGCGGCTAAGATACCTGTCATTGTGTATGTATCGCCGAGCGGTGCGTGGGCTGCATCGGCTGGAGCGCTCATCACTATGGCAGCCGATGTGGCGGCTATGTCACCCGGCAGCAGCATAGGAGCGGCAACGCCGGTCAATATCAGCCCGAGCGGCGAATCGGAAAAGACGGACGAGACACTCAAAAGAAAACAGGTCAACTATACGTCCGAGTACGCCCGCTCCATTGCCGAGAAACGGGGCCGCAACGCCGATTGGGCAGCCTCGGCGGTGCGTGAAGCGGCTACACTGACAGCATCCGCCGCGCTCAAAAAGAACGTGATCGATTATATTGCGGACGACACTTCGCAGCTTATGGAAAAGATAGACGGCCGCAAAGTAAAGACGGACGGCGCGACTATCACTCTTCGCACAGCCGATGCTCCGCTCAAAGAGATGCCGATGGGAATGATGGACTCATTCCTGCACTTCTTAAGCAATCCATATGTCACGCTGTTTTTGACTATGATCGCGATGTACGGCATCATTTACGAACTTGCCAACCCCGGCTCGATATTCCCCGGTGTGCTCGGCTCGATTGCAGCGCTGATGCTGCTCTACTCATACTCTGTGGTGCCTGTAAACACTGCGGGCTTCGCATTCATCGTGCTGGCAATAGTGCTCTTTATGATCGATTTATTCGCGCCTACGCACGGAGTGTTATCTGCAGGCGGAGTGTTTAGCCTGTTCCTTGGTCTTATGATGCTGTTTCGGTCATCGGAGGGGTTTATGGTCTCATTGTGGGTGCTTATCGCCGTCACGCTCGTTACGGGCGCGTTTTTCTTCTTTGTAATCAGCCTGGGTATAAGGGCGATGAGGCGACCTTACGTATCGGGCAGGGAAGGTGTTGTCGGGCATATCGGGGAAGCAAGAACGGACCTGAACCCGACAGGCGAAATATTCGTGGACGGCTCGCTTTGGACCGCCAACAGCGAATACGGCGCAATATCAAAGGGCGAGCGTGTAGACGTCGTATCTATGACAGGTCTCAGACTTACCGTGCGCAAGCACGAAGACTAA
- a CDS encoding RHS repeat-associated core domain-containing protein has translation MVKRDDGTTVTEYTVDISAGLPVVLVEDDGTTVTKYTYGDDLLKVSRGGEYYYFYDGLGSTRTIADSTGTPVAQYVYDPYGKLIADGATWNNFLFTGQMLDRTTKLYYLRARWYDPQTGRFVSRDSTMFRAGYSYCSSEPINRVDPNGKDFSIGGCLTTMSIGAALGGITSAVADVAMGRAITVSSVLTGAGIGAVIAPLAIASPLIGAGLAVTGVASSGVLAYQVLVASVAVNLVQAYQSFAVPLPKPPDSPSSPHSISSHASSSKPPKLHPPTPDTHHPFTAREQHLTEIPWSVNHILAWKPSYNYEETISAPYASRTNVPKSYAAASEHTLSKHHNKGKELLM, from the coding sequence ATGGTAAAGCGGGACGATGGAACCACGGTTACTGAGTACACGGTGGATATCTCCGCCGGACTGCCTGTAGTGCTTGTAGAAGATGATGGCACGACCGTTACCAAGTATACGTATGGTGATGACCTGCTGAAGGTAAGTAGGGGTGGCGAGTATTACTACTTCTACGACGGCCTGGGCAGTACCCGGACAATAGCAGATTCCACCGGTACGCCGGTTGCCCAGTATGTCTATGATCCTTATGGTAAGCTAATCGCAGACGGAGCGACGTGGAACAACTTCCTCTTCACCGGCCAGATGCTCGACCGCACCACCAAGCTCTATTATCTTAGAGCGAGGTGGTACGATCCTCAGACTGGGAGGTTTGTAAGTAGGGACTCTACTATGTTTCGGGCCGGCTATTCATACTGCTCATCTGAACCTATAAACCGTGTAGATCCAAACGGCAAGGATTTCTCGATAGGTGGTTGTCTCACCACAATGAGCATTGGGGCTGCCTTAGGGGGAATTACCAGTGCAGTTGCTGATGTTGCAATGGGCCGTGCAATTACTGTATCATCCGTATTGACGGGAGCTGGCATTGGAGCTGTGATAGCTCCATTGGCTATAGCGTCACCGCTCATCGGCGCTGGTCTGGCAGTCACAGGCGTAGCTTCTAGTGGAGTGCTTGCCTACCAAGTTTTAGTTGCTTCGGTTGCAGTCAATTTAGTACAAGCCTATCAGTCTTTTGCTGTCCCGCTGCCGAAGCCGCCGGACTCCCCATCTAGTCCTCACAGCATTTCCAGCCATGCCTCAAGCTCAAAACCACCCAAACTCCATCCCCCAACACCTGACACCCATCACCCATTCACTGCCCGTGAACAACATTTAACTGAAATACCATGGTCTGTTAACCACATTTTGGCCTGGAAGCCGTCTTATAATTATGAGGAAACAATTTCTGCACCATATGCTTCGCGGACGAATGTCCCGAAGTCCTATGCAGCCGCTTCGGAGCATACGCTCTCGAAGCATCACAACAAAGGGAAGGAATTACTGATGTAA
- the thiD gene encoding bifunctional hydroxymethylpyrimidine kinase/phosphomethylpyrimidine kinase has product MIPIALTIAASDSSSGAGIQADLAAFRDMDVYGLCAVTNVTVQDSHGVHKVNKVPPMVVTAQIDAAMRDYNVGACKIGMLYSPRIVDVVAERIARREIPNVVLDPVMNAKRGEVLLTGPAIKRMKRRLVPKVTLITPNADEAEKLTGIAVKNVASAKDAAKALVEMGARHALVKGGHIEGEPVDVLFDGQDFHEFAGRRFEKNMHGTGCVLSAAIAARLAHGDDVYSAVEAAKDYVSRAIERSVRLGKGNLDYFFK; this is encoded by the coding sequence TTGATACCGATTGCGCTCACAATAGCGGCTTCGGACTCGTCGAGCGGAGCCGGAATACAGGCCGACCTGGCTGCTTTTCGCGATATGGACGTCTACGGGCTGTGCGCTGTGACGAACGTGACCGTGCAGGACTCGCACGGGGTGCATAAAGTAAATAAGGTCCCGCCGATGGTCGTGACTGCGCAGATCGACGCGGCTATGCGCGATTATAATGTCGGCGCATGTAAGATCGGGATGCTCTACTCGCCGAGGATAGTCGATGTTGTGGCAGAGCGAATAGCCAGGCGCGAGATACCCAATGTGGTGCTCGACCCTGTGATGAATGCAAAGCGCGGCGAGGTGCTGCTTACCGGCCCTGCGATCAAGCGCATGAAACGCCGGTTGGTTCCAAAAGTGACTCTGATCACGCCCAATGCTGACGAAGCTGAAAAGCTGACGGGAATTGCTGTGAAGAATGTCGCATCAGCAAAGGATGCGGCGAAAGCATTGGTTGAAATGGGTGCGCGGCATGCGCTGGTGAAGGGCGGTCACATCGAGGGCGAACCGGTGGATGTCCTTTTTGATGGACAGGACTTTCATGAGTTTGCCGGCAGGCGGTTTGAGAAGAATATGCACGGCACAGGCTGCGTGCTGAGCGCGGCGATAGCGGCAAGGCTGGCACATGGAGACGATGTTTATTCTGCTGTCGAGGCTGCAAAGGACTATGTGTCTAGAGCGATAGAGCGCTCGGTCAGGCTTGGCAAAGGCAATTTAGACTACTTTTTCAAATAA
- a CDS encoding RHS repeat-associated core domain-containing protein: MLIEDDGTNTLKYAYGDDLLKVSRSGEYYYFYDGLGSTRTITDASGVAATQYVYDAYGELIADGATWNNYLFTGQMLDRTTGLYYLRARWYDPQSGRFVSRDTFIGDDSDPASLHRFVYCGDDPIDRVDPTGHDFSIGGMAAASFIGATLGGISSAVANYALGKAITFSSVIQGAAVGAVLGPLAYAWAPAAVGLGIAGVGSSAYLNYEVWARGGTIKQKIAAFSLMLASVVGTRAAIKYSNALAASGKEPWMLAGKGSTGRCTPENLSEQLAMEEVLSNPAGGESLEGKVPMTDDTWPQEDGWIKMQYVHRGPDSKSTTIHYVHQKGTNIYDDFKFK, encoded by the coding sequence GTGCTGATAGAAGACGACGGCACAAATACGTTGAAGTACGCCTACGGCGATGATCTGCTAAAGGTAAGCCGCAGTGGCGAGTATTACTACTTCTACGATGGCCTGGGTAGTACCCGGACGATCACTGATGCTTCCGGCGTAGCTGCCACTCAGTATGTGTATGACGCATACGGTGAGCTAATTGCAGACGGAGCGACGTGGAACAACTACCTCTTCACCGGCCAAATGCTCGACCGCACCACCGGCCTCTATTACCTCAGAGCAAGGTGGTATGACCCGCAGAGTGGGAGGTTTGTGAGCAGGGATACGTTCATTGGAGATGATAGTGATCCAGCCAGCCTGCATCGTTTCGTCTACTGTGGTGACGATCCGATAGACCGAGTAGACCCGACTGGGCACGATTTCAGCATAGGGGGCATGGCCGCAGCTTCGTTTATTGGCGCAACACTTGGAGGTATTTCGAGCGCGGTAGCCAATTACGCACTAGGAAAAGCAATAACATTCTCGTCGGTTATTCAGGGAGCGGCAGTCGGGGCTGTTCTTGGGCCATTAGCATATGCCTGGGCGCCGGCAGCCGTAGGCTTGGGGATTGCAGGAGTTGGGTCATCAGCGTACTTAAATTATGAGGTTTGGGCACGTGGCGGTACAATAAAGCAGAAGATAGCCGCATTCTCATTGATGCTGGCTTCTGTAGTGGGTACCAGAGCGGCGATAAAATACTCGAATGCTCTAGCAGCTTCTGGAAAAGAGCCGTGGATGTTGGCGGGCAAAGGAAGCACTGGGCGTTGCACCCCTGAGAACCTGTCCGAGCAGTTGGCTATGGAGGAGGTATTATCGAACCCAGCAGGGGGAGAAAGCTTAGAAGGAAAAGTTCCTATGACGGATGATACATGGCCTCAAGAGGATGGCTGGATAAAAATGCAATATGTACATAGAGGACCTGACAGCAAAAGCACTACTATACACTATGTGCATCAAAAAGGCACTAATATATACGATGATTTCAAGTTCAAGTGA
- a CDS encoding SPFH domain-containing protein: MEALTAFLGVIIFFLAIVLISSIRIIREWDRGVLLRFGRFDHVKLPGIRFVWPVIDKMIVIDTRVITMDVPKQEIITRDNVSVMVDAVVFFQVVNAENAITKVENWIRATSLQAQTTLRSVIGQAELDELLSEREKINMHLQTIIDEATEPWGIKVTGVQVRDVSLPESMKRAMANQAETERERRAKVINAEGEFQAAQKLADAAAIISQNPQALQLRFLQTLTEVGAEHNSTIVFPVPIDLLTSFMKAADVLGMKKE, encoded by the coding sequence ATGGAAGCTTTGACCGCTTTTCTGGGTGTAATTATCTTCTTCTTGGCAATCGTGCTGATCAGTTCGATCCGCATAATCCGCGAGTGGGACAGGGGCGTGCTGCTGCGTTTTGGGCGCTTCGATCATGTCAAACTGCCTGGTATCAGGTTCGTCTGGCCGGTTATCGACAAGATGATAGTGATCGACACCCGCGTTATCACCATGGACGTGCCCAAGCAGGAGATCATCACACGCGACAACGTTTCGGTAATGGTCGATGCAGTCGTCTTCTTCCAGGTGGTTAACGCCGAGAACGCGATCACCAAGGTCGAGAACTGGATCAGGGCGACCTCGCTTCAGGCTCAGACGACTCTTCGCTCTGTGATAGGCCAGGCCGAACTCGACGAACTCCTCTCAGAGCGTGAGAAGATCAACATGCATTTGCAGACCATAATCGACGAAGCTACCGAGCCGTGGGGAATCAAAGTGACCGGTGTGCAGGTCAGAGACGTCAGCCTGCCGGAGAGCATGAAGCGCGCAATGGCGAACCAGGCCGAGACCGAGCGCGAGCGCCGCGCCAAAGTCATCAACGCCGAGGGTGAGTTCCAGGCTGCTCAAAAGCTTGCTGACGCCGCGGCGATCATCAGCCAGAACCCCCAGGCTCTGCAGCTTAGATTCTTACAGACCCTTACAGAAGTGGGCGCTGAGCACAACTCCACAATTGTCTTCCCTGTGCCGATCGATTTGCTGACTTCGTTTATGAAGGCTGCTGATGTTCTTGGGATGAAGAAAGAATAG
- a CDS encoding sigma-70 family RNA polymerase sigma factor has protein sequence MPVSERDLTARAQNGDVAAFDELVSRHQDRVFTLAYHILGDAEDAADVQQDAFLLAWKNLRSFRGQASFGTWLHKITVNCCMSVKRKKTAYVYHEELDEDEPICSGQTATVCQDTLINAITVRQLLADLPERARIALLLREVDGMSIDEIADVMGASYRAVVQQLWRARKLFRERFRQYFTEDTK, from the coding sequence TTGCCGGTTTCGGAGAGAGATCTGACGGCCAGAGCACAGAATGGGGATGTCGCTGCTTTTGATGAACTGGTTTCTCGTCATCAGGATCGGGTTTTCACACTTGCGTATCATATCCTAGGCGATGCGGAAGATGCGGCAGATGTTCAGCAGGATGCGTTTCTGCTTGCATGGAAAAACCTTCGCAGCTTTCGTGGGCAGGCGTCATTCGGAACCTGGCTGCACAAAATTACCGTCAACTGCTGCATGAGCGTCAAGCGAAAGAAGACGGCTTATGTTTACCACGAAGAGTTGGACGAAGACGAACCGATTTGCAGCGGACAAACTGCAACTGTTTGTCAGGACACGTTGATCAACGCCATTACAGTGAGGCAGCTATTGGCAGATTTGCCAGAGCGGGCCAGGATCGCACTGCTGCTGCGGGAAGTCGACGGTATGTCGATAGATGAGATCGCAGATGTGATGGGGGCTTCCTATAGGGCTGTGGTTCAGCAGCTCTGGAGGGCCAGAAAGTTGTTTCGTGAGAGGTTCCGGCAGTATTTTACGGAGGACACAAAATGA
- a CDS encoding phosphoribosylaminoimidazole synthetase has protein sequence MKVKCVANTGRALSQTSFDAGDLITSEFPVDIGYIYTVYGMSIWRGRVDYLVDIAGNPQQRMSHAGWYNAELFEVVDDRLPPNWHFNFRGFGVSFLHAIWGYPELMDENHCVGLIELNMEDMLIFLKRKKEIDEFSQ, from the coding sequence ATGAAAGTCAAATGCGTTGCAAATACGGGTAGAGCATTGTCACAAACATCCTTTGATGCTGGCGATCTTATAACTTCTGAGTTCCCTGTTGATATAGGATATATATATACTGTTTATGGGATGTCTATATGGCGCGGTAGAGTAGATTACTTAGTTGATATCGCTGGAAATCCGCAACAAAGAATGTCTCATGCTGGTTGGTATAATGCCGAGTTATTTGAAGTAGTTGATGATCGTCTACCGCCAAACTGGCATTTCAATTTTAGGGGTTTTGGAGTAAGTTTTCTCCATGCCATCTGGGGTTATCCAGAATTGATGGATGAGAATCATTGCGTTGGTCTTATTGAACTAAATATGGAAGATATGTTAATTTTCCTCAAGAGGAAGAAAGAGATCGACGAATTCTCACAATGA